The Zea mays cultivar B73 chromosome 7, Zm-B73-REFERENCE-NAM-5.0, whole genome shotgun sequence DNA segment GACGCTGTTCGGCGAGATGTCCATGTACGGCGCGTACAACTCGTCGCGCCGCCTCGCCACCGCCGTCATGTTCATCAACGCGGGCCTGCCCACCGTGTACGGCCTCGCGCAGTGCACCCCGGACCTCGCGCCCGCGCAGTGCTGGCACTGCTTCCAGGGCCTCGGCGACCTCAACCGCCAGTGGTACGACGGACGCGAGGGCGGGCGCGTCTCCGGCGTCCGCTGCAGCTTCCGCTACGAGGGCTACCAGTTCTACCAGGGCACGCCGGACGTCAGGATCGGCCTGCAAGGTGGCCCGTCCTCCTCGCCGGACGATGATGGAACCAGTGGTAAACACGTTATACATACGTACGCATAGTTCTAACACGCTTATGTCACACATGAACACGTTTGTTTTgtttatttacatgtttattcTTCAGACAGTCGTACTCGTACACTTACTAGGTTTGTTTATTAACTTGTAACGACTCCATTAGTTAGTCTTGCACTCTTGCGTGTGTGGTTGCAATGGACTGCATTATTAtcgtttcttcttcttcttcttattaTTTTTTTATCTGTGGAAATGACGATGCAGCAAGCAACCACAAAAAGGTCTTAATCATCGCTCTTGTCGTACCAATCGCTCTTGTCTGTGGCGTGCTGGTCGCCGGCCTTCTCCTCACCAGAGCACAAAGGAAACGAGCCGGTATGTAAGAAGATGAGAAAAATCATTTCAGGCGTAAATGGAAACTAGCtgcttaattaattaattaattaacgaGCGGGAAACCTGCGCGCGCGCAATGATCCAGGAAAGACGAGGCTGCCGACGCAGATGCATTCTAGAAACAGCTCCAAGACGGAGGAGGCGCTGAAGCTGTGGCGGATCGAGGAGAGGAGCTCGGAGTTCACGCTCTACGACTTCGCCGAGCTGGCGGCCGCGACGGCTGACTTCTCCGACGACAACCTGCTCGGCAAAGGCGGCTTCGGCCCCGTCTACAAGGCGAGCTGACGTTTCATTGTTTTCAGGTTGCTTGCACTGCATTGACTGACAAGTAAGCAGAAGCAGCAATGGCTGACTGTGATCGAATTCGATCCGGCTGCAGGGGAAGCTGGCGGACGGCGCGGAGGTCGCGGTGAAGCGGCTGGCGGCGCACTCCGGGCAGGGCCTGGAGGAGTTCAAGAACGAGATCCAGCTGATCGCCAAGCTGCAGCACACCAACCTGGTGCGCCTGCTGGGCTGCTGCGTGCAGGAGGAAGAGAAGATGCTGGTGTACGAGTACATGCCCAACCGCAGCCTGGACTGCTTCATCTTCGACCAGCAGCGGGGGCCATTGCTGGACTGGGAGAAGCGGCGCCGTATCATCGAGGGGATCGCGCAGGGGCTGCTCTACCTGCACAGGCACTCGCGGGTGCGCATCATCCACCGGGACATGAAGGCTAGCAACATCCTGCTGGACAAGGACATCAACCCCAAGATCTCCGACTTCGGCATGGCCAGGATCTTCGGGTCCAACATGACGGAAGCCAACACCAACAGGGTCGTCGGAACATAGTAAGAGGAAGCCGAGAGGAACCACGCCTTTCTGTGCAACCTTTTTCCAATTCACTGATGTTCATTTCGCTAGTGGTGTTCTCTGTTTCTGCGACAACTGACGTTCTCCTTTTGACGCTTGTATCTTATCGCAGTGGCTACATGGCTCCCGAGTACGCTTCCGAGGGCATCTTCTCGGTCAAGTCGGACGTGTACAGCTTCGGCGTGTTGCTGCTGGAGATTGTCAGTGGCAAGAGGAACAGCGGCCACCACCAGCACCAGTACGGCGACTTCATCAACCTCCTCGGATACGTAAGTATGAGGAGTAGGAGACAGGAGTACCATCTCATCTGTCGTCTACTGCAAATTGGATGACGCTGCTGAATTCGATGCCGATGCGTTCGTTGTTTTGCACTATGCACAGGCCTGGCAGCTATGGAGGGAAGGGAGGGCGTTCGAGCTGATCGACCCGACGCTGGGAGAGTGCACCGAGGTGGCCGACATCGTTCGGTGCGTCAAGGTGGCGCTGCTGTGCGTGCAGGACAGCGCCACGGACCGGCCCACCATGACCGACGTGACGGCGATGCTGGCAAGCAGGGATGGTGGTGCGGCGGCGTCGCTGCCGGACCCGAGACGCCCGCCGCACTTCTCGCTCAGggtcagcagcagcgacgacgggtCGTCGGAGGTGCGGACGCGGTCGCACGGCACCGCGTCGTTCAGCACCAACGACCTCACCATCACCACCGTCCAAGATGGCAGATGATGCATGCATGACCGGCGTATTAGGTAGTgttaagtttgctcctagagcttAGTTCAGAATGGAATGACTCCGTATTTGTTTGTTTTTTTACGGTAAACGGGGTAGAGGGTCCCACCTGATTTTCATTGTATAAGTCGTAAGAACAACCACTTACATTGAGAGCTAGTTTAGGAGTCCAAAAATCGGAGTAATTTGAGAGGCTAAAATCACCTTCGTATCTATCTAAAATTGAATAAGGTGGAGATTTTAGCCCCTCTAATTCACTCTGATTTTATGGCTCTCAAACTAGCCCTCAAGGGTGTTACTTCTTAAGACACATAGAAGGAGGGTACATGAGGCTAGGGAGGGTTCATGATATTCCTCAGGTCTCAGTGGAGGAAAATTCTTACCTTACTTCTGAGTTCAGTGAAGATGAAATTAGGA contains these protein-coding regions:
- the LOC103633255 gene encoding cysteine-rich receptor-like protein kinase 10 produces the protein MAVLLLPPCLVFLLLQLFSAPSDGATAEYAEYTCNGTTGNFTSGSAFAANLDRLVAELPGNASASPLLFASASAPGSADADTAYGLALCRGDVTDARACSACLADAFSRLRRLCGGDRDATFYADLCTARYSGADFMARPDDNSPVVNGMDANASTYPGWDAANATSRSFFLSLVGTLFGEMSMYGAYNSSRRLATAVMFINAGLPTVYGLAQCTPDLAPAQCWHCFQGLGDLNRQWYDGREGGRVSGVRCSFRYEGYQFYQGTPDVRIGLQGGPSSSPDDDGTSASNHKKVLIIALVVPIALVCGVLVAGLLLTRAQRKRAGKTRLPTQMHSRNSSKTEEALKLWRIEERSSEFTLYDFAELAAATADFSDDNLLGKGGFGPVYKGKLADGAEVAVKRLAAHSGQGLEEFKNEIQLIAKLQHTNLVRLLGCCVQEEEKMLVYEYMPNRSLDCFIFDQQRGPLLDWEKRRRIIEGIAQGLLYLHRHSRVRIIHRDMKASNILLDKDINPKISDFGMARIFGSNMTEANTNRVVGTYGYMAPEYASEGIFSVKSDVYSFGVLLLEIVSGKRNSGHHQHQYGDFINLLGYAWQLWREGRAFELIDPTLGECTEVADIVRCVKVALLCVQDSATDRPTMTDVTAMLASRDGGAAASLPDPRRPPHFSLRVSSSDDGSSEVRTRSHGTASFSTNDLTITTVQDGR